A window of Haloarcula sp. H-GB4 contains these coding sequences:
- the hutG gene encoding formimidoylglutamase: protein MTDLTDPSPWTGPSGDPNDEQFGDIVETATLATADEYDAVLVGEPYDGAVIGRPGACAGPAALRRELGGTKTHHIERGPVHAVADLGDIEIPAGDVEQVQRAVRSVTDRVHATSAVPVFLGGDNSLTFPNAAPLVAADTVGAISFDAHLDCRAVQDEPTSGTPYRQLHDAGLDTLAVVGARHFETSTAYHDYLAEQDGTVLSPESVASDPLGAVDDALAALGDVDAVYVSLDLDVLDAAAAPGVSAPTPGGISTRELFRMLGRVASDDRIAGFEVVECAPPLDAGNRTARAGARAIAHFLSGLGGDR, encoded by the coding sequence ATGACCGACCTGACAGACCCGTCGCCGTGGACCGGCCCGTCCGGCGACCCAAACGACGAGCAGTTCGGTGACATCGTCGAGACGGCCACGCTCGCGACCGCTGACGAGTACGACGCTGTGCTGGTGGGCGAGCCGTACGACGGGGCCGTCATCGGACGACCGGGGGCGTGTGCCGGCCCGGCGGCCCTCCGACGCGAACTCGGCGGAACGAAGACCCATCACATCGAACGTGGGCCGGTCCACGCAGTCGCCGACCTCGGCGACATCGAGATTCCAGCTGGCGATGTCGAACAGGTCCAGCGTGCCGTCCGTTCGGTAACGGACCGGGTCCACGCAACGAGCGCGGTGCCAGTGTTTCTCGGTGGCGACAACTCGCTGACGTTCCCGAACGCCGCACCGCTGGTGGCTGCTGACACTGTCGGCGCGATCAGCTTCGACGCCCATCTCGATTGCCGCGCCGTGCAGGACGAACCGACGAGCGGGACGCCGTACCGTCAACTCCACGATGCGGGCCTCGACACGCTGGCCGTCGTCGGCGCGCGCCACTTCGAAACCTCGACAGCGTACCACGACTACCTCGCCGAGCAGGATGGGACAGTCCTGTCTCCGGAGTCGGTGGCCAGTGATCCCCTTGGTGCGGTGGACGACGCGCTCGCCGCACTCGGCGACGTAGACGCCGTCTATGTCAGTCTGGACCTCGACGTGCTCGACGCCGCGGCCGCACCGGGCGTGAGCGCACCGACACCGGGCGGCATCTCGACGCGGGAACTGTTCCGGATGCTGGGTCGCGTGGCGTCCGACGACCGTATCGCCGGGTTCGAGGTGGTCGAGTGCGCGCCGCCGCTTGACGCCGGGAACCGGACCGCGCGTGCCGGGGCCCGCGCCATCGCGCACTTCCTCAGCGGCCTGGGAGGTGACCGATGA
- the hutU gene encoding urocanate hydratase: protein MAQQSAPDTDHDVGTPSEQWREYQGAPTGTDIECEGWRQEAALRMLNNNLDPEVAEKPEELVVYGGTGRAARSWDAYDTIVDELRELGNTETLLVQSGKPVGRFETHEKAPRVLIANSNLVGKWDNWEHFHELEAKGQIMYGQMTAGSWAYIGTQGIIQGTYETLAALARKHYPDNDGLRGKIVVTGGLGGMGGAQPLAVTMNHGVCIAAEVDEDRIDRRIETGYCQEKTDNLAAAIERAQEAAANGEPYSIGVHMNAADMLAEMLEMGFVPDVVTDQTSAHDELEGYYPAGYTVEEADRLRERDPETYVAESLDTMARHVEGILELQDRGAIAFEYGNNIRGQVEDQRDLDSAFDFPGFVPAYIRPLFCEGKGPFRWAALSGDPADIHRTDNAVKELFPEKDGLHRWIDLAQEQVSFQGLPSRVCWLGYATEDGLTERARLALRINELVADGEISAPVVVTRDHLDAGSVASPNRETEAMKDGTDAVADWPVLNALLNCAAGADIVSVHDGGGVGIGNSLHTNNHVVLDGSDLAAEKARRVFTTDPGMGVIRHADAGYEIAQDIADENDVAVPMRDRNRDR, encoded by the coding sequence ATGGCACAGCAGTCTGCCCCAGACACCGACCACGACGTCGGGACTCCCTCAGAACAGTGGCGCGAGTACCAGGGTGCGCCCACCGGCACCGACATTGAGTGTGAAGGGTGGCGACAGGAGGCCGCACTGCGGATGCTGAACAACAACCTCGACCCTGAAGTCGCCGAGAAGCCGGAAGAGCTGGTCGTGTACGGCGGGACGGGGCGTGCGGCCCGGTCGTGGGACGCCTACGACACCATTGTCGACGAGCTCCGCGAACTCGGCAACACCGAAACCCTCCTCGTCCAGAGCGGCAAGCCGGTCGGTCGGTTCGAGACTCACGAGAAAGCCCCACGCGTCCTCATCGCAAACTCGAACCTCGTCGGCAAATGGGACAACTGGGAGCATTTCCACGAACTCGAAGCGAAGGGGCAGATCATGTACGGCCAGATGACCGCCGGTTCGTGGGCCTACATCGGCACGCAGGGCATCATTCAGGGGACCTACGAAACGCTGGCCGCGCTTGCCCGGAAACACTACCCAGATAACGACGGCCTCCGCGGGAAGATTGTCGTCACCGGCGGCCTCGGGGGAATGGGCGGCGCGCAACCGCTCGCGGTGACGATGAACCACGGCGTCTGTATCGCGGCCGAAGTCGACGAGGACCGTATCGACCGGCGCATCGAGACGGGGTACTGTCAGGAGAAGACCGACAATCTCGCGGCGGCTATCGAGCGCGCACAGGAGGCCGCGGCGAACGGTGAGCCCTACAGCATCGGTGTCCACATGAACGCCGCGGATATGCTTGCGGAGATGCTGGAGATGGGGTTCGTCCCCGATGTAGTGACTGACCAGACGAGCGCGCACGACGAACTGGAAGGATACTACCCCGCTGGCTACACCGTCGAAGAAGCCGACCGGCTCCGCGAACGCGACCCCGAGACGTACGTCGCGGAGAGCCTCGATACGATGGCGCGACACGTCGAGGGCATTCTGGAACTGCAGGACAGGGGTGCCATCGCCTTCGAGTACGGCAACAACATCCGCGGGCAGGTCGAGGACCAGCGCGACCTCGACAGCGCGTTCGATTTCCCGGGGTTCGTTCCCGCGTACATCCGCCCACTGTTCTGTGAAGGCAAGGGGCCGTTCCGCTGGGCCGCGCTCTCAGGCGATCCCGCGGACATCCACCGGACTGATAATGCAGTCAAGGAACTGTTTCCGGAGAAAGACGGTCTCCATCGCTGGATCGACCTCGCTCAGGAACAGGTGTCTTTCCAGGGCCTGCCATCGCGAGTGTGCTGGCTGGGGTACGCGACCGAGGACGGGCTGACCGAGCGCGCCCGCCTCGCGCTCCGTATCAACGAACTCGTCGCCGACGGAGAGATTTCCGCGCCGGTCGTCGTCACGCGAGATCATCTGGACGCCGGGAGCGTGGCCTCGCCGAACCGCGAAACCGAGGCGATGAAAGACGGAACTGACGCCGTCGCTGACTGGCCGGTTCTGAACGCCCTCCTGAACTGTGCGGCTGGTGCGGATATCGTCAGCGTCCACGACGGCGGCGGCGTCGGCATCGGCAACTCCCTTCATACGAACAACCACGTCGTCCTCGACGGGTCTGATCTCGCAGCCGAGAAGGCTCGCCGCGTGTTCACGACCGATCCCGGGATGGGCGTCATTCGCCACGCCGACGCCGGCTACGAGATCGCACAGGACATCGCCGACGAGAACGACGTGGCGGTCCCGATGCGCGACCGCAACCGCGACCGATGA
- the hutI gene encoding imidazolonepropionase, whose translation MTALDAVVYGADELVAGPTADGRGLETYEDGAVAIVDGSVAAVGPTAEVTAEHPPESAGHAIDASGRAVVPGFVDPHTHGLFAGDRSDEFAAKLRGKSYQDILAEGGGILRTVRAVRDADEETLLSNLLAHLDTMLAHGTTTVEVKSGYGLDTETELRMLRVIDSADDIHPVDVVPTFMGAHAVPKGWDTDDYTAAVVDEQVPAVESQGIAEFCDVFCEEGVFSVAQSRQVLEAGAAAGLTPKVHAEELAHIGGTQLAADVGAASADHLLHATEADIDALVDAAVTPVLLPGTAFGLGATYADAAAFRDRGAPVAVATDFNPNCHSHSMGFALSLACVEMGLTPAEALVAGTKHAALALDRTDGLGTLREGAPGDAVVLAAPSHVHIPYQYGTNVVDTVLKGGSVVSTPTHESYDREMQP comes from the coding sequence ATGACAGCCCTCGACGCCGTGGTCTACGGCGCGGACGAACTCGTTGCGGGCCCAACAGCGGATGGCCGCGGGCTGGAGACCTACGAGGATGGCGCGGTCGCCATCGTTGACGGCTCGGTCGCTGCTGTCGGCCCGACCGCGGAGGTAACCGCCGAGCACCCGCCGGAGAGTGCCGGCCACGCTATCGATGCCAGCGGGCGGGCCGTCGTGCCGGGCTTCGTCGACCCGCACACCCACGGGCTGTTCGCCGGCGACCGCTCCGACGAGTTCGCTGCCAAACTGCGCGGGAAGTCCTATCAGGACATCCTCGCCGAAGGCGGCGGCATCCTCCGAACGGTCCGGGCAGTCAGGGATGCCGACGAGGAAACGCTGCTGTCGAACCTGCTGGCACATCTCGACACCATGCTCGCCCACGGGACGACGACAGTCGAGGTGAAGTCCGGCTACGGGCTCGACACGGAGACGGAGCTACGGATGCTCCGAGTCATCGACAGCGCCGACGACATCCATCCCGTCGACGTGGTCCCGACGTTCATGGGCGCACACGCGGTCCCCAAGGGATGGGACACCGACGACTACACCGCGGCGGTCGTTGACGAACAGGTTCCCGCGGTCGAGTCACAGGGCATCGCCGAGTTCTGCGACGTGTTCTGTGAGGAGGGTGTCTTCTCGGTCGCACAGTCCCGACAGGTCCTCGAAGCAGGTGCGGCCGCCGGGCTGACGCCGAAGGTCCACGCCGAAGAACTGGCCCACATCGGCGGGACGCAGCTGGCGGCGGACGTGGGCGCGGCCAGTGCTGATCACCTCCTGCACGCGACGGAAGCGGACATCGACGCGCTGGTCGACGCTGCCGTGACGCCGGTGCTGCTCCCCGGGACGGCGTTCGGGCTCGGCGCAACGTACGCTGACGCGGCGGCGTTCCGCGACCGTGGTGCGCCCGTCGCGGTGGCGACGGATTTCAATCCGAACTGCCACAGCCACAGCATGGGCTTTGCGCTGTCGCTGGCCTGCGTCGAGATGGGACTGACGCCGGCCGAAGCCCTAGTCGCCGGAACGAAACACGCCGCGCTCGCGCTGGACAGGACCGATGGACTGGGGACGCTCCGCGAGGGTGCGCCCGGTGACGCCGTCGTCCTTGCCGCGCCGAGTCACGTCCACATTCCGTACCAGTACGGGACCAACGTCGTCGACACCGTTCTGAAAGGCGGCTCGGTCGTCAGCACCCCAACACATGAGTCATACGACCGGGAGATGCAACCATGA